One region of Mucilaginibacter sp. 14171R-50 genomic DNA includes:
- a CDS encoding PepSY domain-containing protein, whose protein sequence is MTPFKKGLLFCHRWLGFISGLVVFIVSITGCIFCFQDEIQDALHDYRRVESHGKPYLQPSQLINIAKHKFPKASPDYMYYYGEKRPAAVLSNTGNDGYIYIFINPYTGTITHTETPATNFFIIVEYIHLYLLLPPAIGKWVVGVAVIIFMVIMVTGLILWWPKRKTDRKRSFTIKWGGRWRRVNYDLHNVLGFYATSIAIILAISGLAIAFEPVSRAIYNTANIGRNIRYEDEVTEPKSDSLKKAGVAKQPVVDMAFAHARQQSPKAEMFLIHNDPAVAGAIGVGAYPKSMHYAYASGYEFDKYNGKLLKTYVYNKKSPGLKLNEMNYDIHVGQIGGLTTKIIAFLASLICASLPVTGFIIWLGKRKKSRSKTSKARNAVHHKTHRRMVLETKG, encoded by the coding sequence ATGACCCCATTTAAAAAAGGTTTACTTTTTTGCCACCGCTGGCTCGGATTTATTTCCGGGCTTGTGGTGTTTATTGTAAGTATCACGGGTTGTATTTTTTGCTTTCAGGACGAAATACAGGACGCTTTGCATGATTACCGCCGGGTAGAGTCGCATGGGAAGCCTTATCTGCAGCCATCTCAACTGATCAATATTGCTAAACATAAATTCCCGAAGGCATCGCCTGATTACATGTACTACTATGGTGAAAAAAGGCCGGCTGCAGTATTGTCTAATACGGGCAATGACGGTTACATCTATATATTCATCAACCCCTACACGGGTACAATTACCCATACCGAAACCCCTGCAACCAATTTTTTTATTATTGTTGAGTATATACACCTCTATTTATTGCTGCCGCCTGCAATAGGCAAATGGGTTGTTGGGGTAGCTGTTATCATTTTTATGGTGATCATGGTAACCGGCCTTATTTTGTGGTGGCCTAAACGCAAAACCGACCGTAAGCGCAGCTTTACCATTAAATGGGGAGGCCGCTGGCGCAGGGTGAACTACGATCTGCATAACGTACTTGGTTTTTACGCCACATCCATAGCAATTATACTTGCTATCAGTGGCCTGGCCATAGCATTTGAACCGGTGAGCAGAGCCATATATAACACGGCAAACATTGGCAGGAATATCAGATATGAAGATGAAGTAACGGAGCCTAAGTCAGATTCGCTTAAGAAAGCCGGGGTTGCCAAACAACCTGTAGTTGATATGGCATTTGCACATGCCAGGCAGCAATCGCCTAAAGCCGAAATGTTTTTAATCCACAACGACCCGGCAGTTGCAGGAGCTATTGGTGTTGGCGCTTATCCTAAATCAATGCATTACGCATATGCCAGTGGTTATGAGTTTGATAAGTACAACGGCAAATTGCTAAAAACATATGTCTACAATAAAAAAAGCCCCGGCCTGAAACTGAACGAAATGAATTATGATATCCATGTGGGCCAGATAGGCGGTTTAACCACCAAGATCATCGCGTTTTTAGCAAGCCTTATCTGCGCCAGCCTGCCCGTAACCGGGTTTATCATCTGGTTAGGGAAGCGCAAAAAATCAAGATCTAAAACAAGCAAAGCGCGTAATGCCGTGCACCATAAAACCCACAGACGGATGGTTTTAGAGACAAAGGGTTAA
- a CDS encoding sodium/solute symporter (Members of the Solute:Sodium Symporter (SSS), TC 2.A.21 as described in tcdb.org, catalyze solute:Na+ symport. Known solutes for members of the family include sugars, amino acids, nucleosides, inositols, vitamins, urea or anions, depending on the system.), with protein sequence MNSLTFGDKIVFLIYFLIVSFYGYWIYKRKRNTDATSKDYFLAEGSLTWWAIGASLIASNISAEQFIGTSGSAFKMGLAISTYEWMAAATLIIVAIFFIPIYLKNKIFTMPQFLHQRYNGTVAMVMAIFWLLLYIVVNLMSILYLGALAISGISGLNIYFCIIALAVFAVIITLGGMKVIGYTDVIQVFVLVLGGLAATYIALGKLTEGAADHSILSGLKILHNEASEHFHMIFKKENENYMDMPGLSVLIGGMIIVNLNYWGCNQYITQRALGADLKTARAGILFAAFLKLLMPVIVVLPGIAAYVLYQRGMFHHEMLSSSGVVDVNKAYPSLLNLLPAGLKGLSFAALTAAIVASLAGKANSIATIFTLDVYKKAINTKATEKKLVLFGKWSVLVAMGLGVAMSLVIGERLMGEGKQGFQYIQEYTGFVSPGIFAMFILGFFWKKASSNAALFATIGGFIFSVFFKLLPRFADLSFLYPYGFAKQALQDDKVTKLYEIPFIDRMGFVFVLCVIGMIIISKIDQAKGVKTNGLEIDASMFKTSRAFTAGALIVGGIIVALYSFFW encoded by the coding sequence ATGAACTCTCTTACCTTTGGCGATAAGATCGTCTTCCTTATTTATTTTTTGATCGTATCTTTTTACGGATATTGGATTTACAAGCGTAAACGCAATACCGATGCAACCTCAAAAGATTATTTTTTGGCCGAAGGTTCCCTTACCTGGTGGGCAATCGGCGCATCGCTGATAGCCTCAAATATATCTGCCGAGCAATTTATAGGTACCAGTGGTTCCGCGTTTAAAATGGGGCTTGCGATATCTACATACGAGTGGATGGCGGCAGCAACGCTCATTATTGTAGCGATATTTTTTATCCCCATATATTTAAAGAACAAAATATTTACCATGCCGCAGTTTTTGCACCAGCGGTATAACGGCACAGTGGCTATGGTTATGGCTATCTTCTGGCTGTTGCTATATATCGTGGTTAACCTTATGTCTATCCTGTACCTTGGTGCATTAGCAATAAGCGGTATATCAGGCTTAAATATTTACTTCTGTATAATTGCTTTAGCCGTATTTGCTGTTATTATAACATTAGGCGGCATGAAGGTAATTGGCTATACCGACGTTATACAGGTGTTTGTATTGGTACTTGGCGGGTTAGCCGCTACGTACATAGCATTGGGCAAATTAACAGAAGGCGCAGCCGACCATTCCATCCTTTCGGGCCTAAAAATATTGCATAACGAGGCCTCGGAACACTTCCATATGATATTTAAGAAAGAGAACGAAAATTATATGGATATGCCGGGCCTTTCGGTTTTAATAGGCGGTATGATCATTGTTAACCTTAACTACTGGGGCTGTAACCAATACATTACACAAAGGGCCTTAGGCGCCGATCTTAAAACAGCGCGCGCGGGTATCCTGTTTGCGGCTTTCTTAAAACTACTGATGCCGGTTATTGTGGTATTACCCGGTATAGCAGCTTATGTGCTTTATCAACGGGGGATGTTCCACCACGAGATGCTAAGTTCATCGGGCGTTGTGGATGTAAATAAAGCGTACCCTTCGCTTTTAAACCTTTTGCCTGCCGGGTTAAAGGGCTTATCGTTTGCCGCGCTTACAGCGGCAATAGTGGCCTCGCTGGCCGGCAAGGCAAACAGTATAGCTACCATATTTACACTGGATGTTTATAAAAAAGCCATCAACACCAAGGCCACCGAAAAAAAGTTAGTATTATTTGGTAAATGGTCGGTTTTGGTAGCTATGGGCTTAGGTGTTGCAATGTCGCTGGTAATTGGCGAGCGCTTAATGGGCGAAGGCAAGCAGGGTTTCCAATACATACAGGAGTACACCGGTTTTGTATCGCCGGGTATATTTGCCATGTTCATCCTGGGCTTCTTCTGGAAAAAGGCATCGTCTAACGCGGCTTTATTTGCTACCATAGGCGGCTTTATATTTTCAGTGTTCTTTAAACTGCTTCCGCGCTTCGCCGACCTTAGCTTTTTATACCCTTATGGCTTTGCAAAACAAGCCTTACAGGATGATAAAGTTACCAAACTATATGAGATCCCCTTTATAGACCGTATGGGCTTTGTGTTTGTGCTTTGCGTGATAGGGATGATCATCATTTCAAAAATTGACCAGGCTAAAGGCGTTAAAACCAACGGCCTGGAAATTGATGCCTCGATGTTTAAAACCTCGCGCGCATTTACTGCCGGGGCGCTCATAGTAGGCGGTATTATAGTGGCTTTATATTCGTTCTTTTGGTAA
- a CDS encoding ferredoxin--NADP reductase, producing the protein MLQLRVDEIKWELPDTATFYLVEAQGRHVAYRAGQFLTLIFNHHSQEIRRSYSLSSSPDEDRPAITVKRVSNGEISRFLLTKVKIGDVLSAAEPAGVFTVTGHPPEKDILLFAAGSGITPIFSIIKYVLKRAGKSKLHLIYSSQDSNSVLFEAELNALQVLHPDRLNITYLLSSHANRLTNIKVEQLVNMQLEFDRNKAKFYLCGPFVYMRMIRLTLLYMGIGPRQIHKENFVLETVPVTGSQTNYPPRNISVNFNNEQHNIVAGENQSILQAALQNNVPLPYSCRSGICSACVAFCKTGRVEMAKNEVLTDDDLAKGWILTCTGHALTDDVEIEYR; encoded by the coding sequence ATGCTGCAATTAAGAGTTGATGAAATAAAATGGGAACTGCCCGATACGGCCACATTTTACCTTGTTGAAGCGCAGGGCCGCCACGTGGCATATAGAGCCGGGCAATTCCTCACACTGATATTTAATCACCACAGCCAGGAGATACGGCGCTCATACTCGTTAAGCTCTTCGCCTGATGAAGACCGGCCGGCTATAACTGTTAAACGGGTTAGCAATGGCGAAATATCGCGTTTTCTGCTCACAAAAGTTAAGATAGGGGATGTATTATCCGCGGCCGAACCCGCGGGGGTCTTTACCGTTACCGGGCATCCGCCTGAGAAGGACATTTTGTTGTTTGCTGCAGGGAGCGGAATTACACCCATATTCTCGATCATTAAGTATGTCCTAAAACGCGCCGGAAAGAGCAAGCTGCACCTGATCTACAGTTCTCAGGATAGTAACTCCGTTTTGTTCGAAGCAGAGCTGAATGCTTTACAGGTGCTACATCCAGATAGGTTAAACATTACCTATTTATTAAGCAGCCATGCAAACCGCCTAACCAATATCAAGGTTGAGCAACTGGTAAACATGCAATTGGAATTTGACAGGAATAAAGCGAAATTTTACCTTTGCGGGCCCTTTGTGTACATGCGGATGATCAGGCTTACCCTGCTGTACATGGGTATCGGACCAAGGCAAATACATAAAGAGAATTTTGTACTGGAAACTGTGCCCGTTACCGGCAGCCAAACCAATTACCCACCTCGGAATATCAGTGTTAACTTTAACAACGAACAACATAATATAGTAGCGGGCGAAAACCAATCCATATTGCAGGCTGCCTTGCAAAACAATGTACCATTACCCTATAGCTGCCGCAGCGGGATCTGCTCGGCCTGTGTAGCGTTTTGCAAAACCGGTAGGGTAGAGATGGCCAAAAACGAAGTGCTTACCGATGATGACCTTGCCAAGGGCTGGATACTCACCTGCACAGGCCATGCGTTGACGGATGATGTGGAGATTGAGTATAGGTAA
- a CDS encoding TonB-dependent receptor yields the protein MFLPKVSFAQNKGAVQGKVVTTKNEAADNVSIGLEGTGYGTTTRSNGEFSFKAPSGSYTIIISYVGVERVEVPVTVLANQTVTVPQIVIKASLSQLTEVNVIANRANRFTRKVSTDVGKIPLDNLENAQSYTTISSELIKEQQLFTVDDALKNASGIQKMWDATGRAGDGGGYFTLRGFTTQTRVRNGIAGLVTSSIDAVNIDKIEVIKGPSATLFGSTVTSFGGLINRVTKKPYGTFGAEIGQSVGSYALNRTTIDVNTPIGSDIAFRLNGAYSYEGSFQNYGKNRTFAFAPSLSVKASDRLSFLFEAEMFYGRSSAKPFFFFWSSPKDLGVTNANQLKIDYKQAYANDNVTSYSRSLNYFAEAKYKISDKFTSQTIFSSSNSYSDGPSPYYYLITDAIAMAAPYNAPDLPGEGNYILRNDQSTANSKLGAIQVQENINGDFNIGSMRNRVVFGLDFQRQNSHQIFLDHQYGYAPINDANFDYGNFNKQAVDAVDPGTPYPYIYKTNTYSAYVSDVLNLTDKLIASVGVRVDRYENKGSYNVDGEQVSKPFDQTAYSPKFGLIYQPLKEALSLFANYQNGFVNPGVYTNGDGQPAVADLQNANQIEGGIKTSLFNGKLNSTISYYRINVTNVLRPLPNSPVFGQVQDGTQLSQGFEAELVANPIPAVNIVAGFSYNDSKFTKAADNVQGLRPNTAGSPYLANLYISYRLPQSFVKGLGVGVGGNYASNNKIINSISEGTFELPSYTLLNASIYLDRPKYRIGLTGNNLTDKHYYTGFTTVNPQRLRQFVLSASYKL from the coding sequence ATGTTTTTACCAAAAGTATCTTTTGCTCAAAATAAAGGAGCTGTTCAGGGTAAAGTAGTAACTACGAAAAACGAAGCTGCCGACAATGTATCAATTGGCCTGGAAGGTACCGGCTATGGCACAACCACCCGGTCAAATGGCGAATTTTCTTTTAAGGCACCGTCAGGATCTTATACCATTATCATATCATATGTGGGTGTAGAGCGTGTTGAAGTACCTGTAACGGTTCTTGCAAATCAAACCGTAACGGTTCCGCAGATAGTAATAAAAGCCAGCCTATCGCAACTTACAGAAGTAAACGTGATTGCTAACAGGGCAAACCGTTTTACCCGCAAGGTAAGTACCGACGTAGGTAAAATACCATTGGACAACCTGGAAAATGCCCAGAGCTATACCACTATCAGCAGCGAGCTGATCAAGGAACAGCAATTATTTACGGTTGACGATGCCTTAAAAAATGCTTCAGGCATCCAAAAAATGTGGGATGCTACAGGACGGGCCGGCGATGGCGGCGGTTATTTTACCCTGCGCGGCTTTACTACGCAAACACGCGTTCGTAACGGTATAGCCGGTTTAGTAACCAGCAGCATCGACGCTGTTAATATCGATAAGATTGAAGTTATCAAAGGCCCTTCGGCTACGTTGTTCGGCAGCACAGTCACCTCATTTGGTGGGTTAATAAACAGGGTCACCAAAAAGCCTTACGGTACTTTCGGGGCCGAAATCGGTCAGTCCGTTGGCAGTTATGCTCTAAACCGCACCACAATCGATGTTAACACCCCTATCGGTTCTGATATCGCCTTCCGTTTAAATGGCGCGTATAGCTACGAGGGCAGTTTCCAAAACTATGGTAAAAACCGCACTTTTGCCTTTGCCCCAAGTCTTTCTGTAAAAGCAAGCGACAGGTTGTCTTTCCTGTTTGAGGCGGAAATGTTTTACGGGCGTAGCTCGGCCAAGCCGTTCTTCTTTTTCTGGTCGAGCCCGAAAGACCTGGGTGTTACCAATGCAAACCAGTTAAAAATAGACTATAAGCAGGCCTACGCTAACGATAATGTAACTTCATACTCACGCAGTTTAAACTACTTTGCAGAGGCTAAGTATAAGATATCTGATAAGTTCACTTCGCAAACCATTTTCTCGTCATCAAATAGCTATTCTGATGGCCCGAGCCCTTACTATTATCTGATAACGGACGCTATCGCTATGGCAGCGCCTTACAACGCTCCAGACCTGCCTGGTGAAGGCAACTACATCCTGCGTAATGACCAGTCGACCGCGAACAGCAAGCTTGGTGCTATCCAGGTTCAGGAAAATATCAATGGTGATTTTAATATTGGCAGCATGCGTAACCGTGTTGTGTTCGGTTTAGATTTTCAGCGCCAAAACTCGCACCAGATCTTCCTTGACCATCAATACGGTTATGCCCCCATAAACGATGCAAATTTTGATTACGGCAATTTTAATAAGCAAGCGGTTGATGCCGTAGACCCGGGCACGCCATATCCGTATATTTACAAAACCAATACGTATAGCGCCTACGTGTCTGATGTGCTTAACTTAACGGATAAACTCATCGCTTCGGTTGGCGTGCGGGTAGACCGCTACGAGAACAAAGGCTCGTATAACGTAGATGGCGAACAGGTTAGTAAACCCTTTGATCAAACTGCATATTCGCCAAAGTTTGGGTTGATCTATCAACCGTTAAAAGAGGCCCTTTCGTTATTTGCCAATTACCAGAACGGGTTTGTTAACCCCGGTGTTTATACAAATGGTGATGGCCAGCCTGCCGTTGCCGACTTGCAAAACGCTAACCAGATTGAGGGAGGAATAAAAACATCCTTATTTAACGGCAAGTTAAACAGTACAATAAGCTACTATCGAATTAACGTTACTAACGTATTGCGCCCCTTGCCAAACTCGCCGGTTTTTGGCCAGGTTCAGGATGGCACACAGTTAAGCCAGGGTTTCGAAGCCGAACTGGTTGCCAACCCCATACCGGCGGTAAACATTGTAGCAGGCTTTTCATATAACGATTCTAAATTTACGAAGGCGGCAGATAATGTACAGGGCCTGCGCCCGAACACGGCGGGGTCACCTTACCTGGCCAACCTTTACATCAGCTACCGTTTACCGCAAAGCTTTGTTAAAGGCCTTGGTGTAGGCGTTGGCGGAAACTATGCCAGCAACAACAAGATCATAAACAGCATTAGCGAGGGGACTTTCGAACTGCCATCTTACACCTTACTAAATGCGTCGATATATCTCGACAGGCCAAAATATCGGATCGGGTTAACAGGCAATAACCTTACCGACAAGCATTACTACACCGGTTTTACAACGGTAAACCCACAACGTTTACGCCAGTTTGTTTTAAGTGCATCATATAAATTGTAA